One region of Natronolimnobius baerhuensis genomic DNA includes:
- a CDS encoding M48 family metalloprotease: MGTELLQTFRERVGLWTRMAVAGVIAVIGFVLLFVIEIAAIAVMSMFMLVLAAPAVAVLLLFIGFWLAIAGIYRRLIPAPLIVGRISNKWLQGLEQFAREFSNPKEALVLRSLAPMLGALIAWSIGFVIVESTPLISRLEAVLAVGLLCGVIGATYYTGRTIADELGSGGTVEEQLAEDIDVIETDGDADEVLAETATSSLVELQARVDRLAAQAGVPAPTVRLGRERRPFAATAGFRPTTSTIIVSVGLCDRLSTQELEAVLAHELAHVVNRDAAILTALALPNAKFDTLLDNALADPHDDSASPFQVHPMVLLAALPVIGLTRASVILVTRYREYVADRGAVALTGDPAALASALETLDQGLTRRPSSDLRTNRSTAVFSIVPPPWEEHRFFDRTRRFIARTLLGTHPATEKRIERLRKAAADAR, from the coding sequence ATGGGGACTGAATTACTGCAGACGTTCCGAGAACGAGTGGGACTCTGGACTCGAATGGCGGTCGCCGGCGTAATCGCCGTCATCGGGTTCGTGCTGTTGTTCGTCATCGAAATCGCGGCGATAGCGGTGATGTCGATGTTCATGCTCGTACTGGCCGCACCCGCGGTCGCCGTGTTGCTACTGTTCATCGGCTTCTGGCTGGCTATCGCGGGCATCTATCGACGACTAATACCCGCACCGCTTATCGTCGGTCGGATTTCGAACAAGTGGTTGCAGGGACTCGAGCAGTTCGCCCGCGAATTCTCCAATCCCAAGGAGGCTCTCGTGTTGCGCTCGCTCGCGCCCATGCTCGGTGCACTCATCGCCTGGAGTATCGGATTCGTGATCGTCGAATCCACCCCGCTGATTTCGCGACTCGAGGCCGTCCTCGCAGTCGGTCTGCTCTGTGGCGTCATCGGTGCAACCTACTACACCGGCCGGACGATTGCCGATGAACTCGGCAGCGGAGGAACCGTCGAAGAACAACTCGCAGAAGATATCGACGTCATCGAGACTGACGGCGACGCCGATGAGGTACTTGCTGAGACGGCAACCAGCAGCCTCGTGGAGCTACAGGCGCGTGTCGACCGCCTCGCAGCCCAGGCAGGCGTGCCAGCACCGACCGTTCGACTCGGCCGCGAGCGCCGGCCGTTCGCGGCGACGGCTGGATTTCGACCGACCACGTCCACGATCATCGTCTCAGTCGGACTCTGTGACAGGCTCTCGACGCAGGAACTTGAGGCGGTCCTCGCGCACGAACTCGCTCACGTCGTCAACCGCGATGCGGCGATTCTGACCGCGCTGGCACTGCCGAACGCAAAGTTCGATACGCTGCTTGACAATGCTCTCGCTGATCCACACGACGACTCGGCGTCCCCATTCCAGGTACATCCAATGGTGCTGCTCGCTGCACTCCCGGTCATTGGCCTCACGCGAGCGTCGGTGATTCTCGTCACCAGATACCGCGAGTACGTTGCCGACCGTGGCGCGGTTGCACTCACCGGCGATCCGGCCGCTCTCGCAAGCGCCCTCGAGACGCTGGATCAGGGACTCACCCGCCGGCCCTCGAGCGATCTGCGTACCAATCGGTCGACGGCAGTGTTTTCCATCGTGCCGCCGCCGTGGGAGGAACACCGGTTTTTCGACCGCACGCGGCGGTTCATCGCACGGACGCTGCTCGGGACGCATCCGGCAACCGAAAAACGGATCGAGCGGCTTCGAAAGGCAGCCGCTGATGCCAGGTAG
- a CDS encoding amidohydrolase, with translation MTADDLVSLRRDLHTRPEPAWREFYTTARIVSELESRLGDDLTELYVGPDALATDQRMAVPSDAELTHAYERARGTGVDESVLEALEGGYTGAVAVIERGEGPTVGLRVDIDGLPREESDDPNHAPAAAGFRSEHEGAMHACGHDAHATIGVGVLERIAESDEFSGTLKVFFQPAEEVIGGAKSMAESEHIEDVDSLLAMHIGLDHPTGEIVAGIDGFLAVRHLEAEFTGESAHAGGHPEQGRNAVQAMAAAVQNLYAIPRHNDGKTRVNAGRVEGGSASNVIPESARVVGEVRGETTELMEYMSEECERVLEAAATMYDCEVEIETGAEAPSATSDQALVDLVADVVGDVSGVENVLERDDLGGSEDATFLMQAVQDNGGNACYVGIGTDHPGGHHTATFDVDEASIGHGIDVLAGAIERIARTQS, from the coding sequence ATGACCGCGGACGACCTCGTCTCCCTGCGCCGAGACTTACACACACGCCCGGAACCCGCCTGGCGAGAATTCTACACGACCGCACGCATCGTCTCCGAACTCGAGTCGCGACTCGGTGACGACCTCACCGAACTCTACGTTGGCCCTGACGCCCTCGCGACCGACCAGCGCATGGCCGTCCCGAGTGATGCCGAACTGACCCATGCCTACGAACGAGCGCGTGGTACTGGTGTCGATGAGAGCGTCCTCGAGGCGCTCGAGGGTGGCTATACCGGCGCAGTCGCCGTCATAGAGCGCGGCGAGGGGCCAACCGTCGGCCTGCGCGTCGACATCGACGGCCTCCCGCGAGAGGAGTCCGATGACCCAAACCACGCCCCTGCCGCGGCGGGCTTCCGCTCGGAACACGAGGGCGCAATGCACGCCTGCGGCCACGACGCCCACGCGACAATCGGTGTTGGAGTTCTCGAGCGCATCGCCGAGAGCGACGAGTTTTCGGGGACGCTCAAGGTCTTCTTCCAGCCCGCCGAGGAGGTCATCGGCGGCGCGAAATCGATGGCCGAAAGCGAGCACATCGAGGACGTCGACTCCCTGCTCGCGATGCACATCGGGCTCGATCATCCGACCGGCGAAATCGTCGCCGGAATCGACGGCTTCCTCGCGGTTCGTCACCTCGAGGCCGAGTTCACGGGCGAGTCGGCCCACGCGGGCGGCCACCCAGAGCAGGGCCGCAACGCCGTGCAGGCGATGGCAGCGGCCGTCCAGAATCTCTACGCGATCCCGCGGCACAACGACGGGAAGACCCGTGTCAATGCGGGCCGCGTCGAGGGCGGCAGCGCGTCGAACGTGATCCCCGAGTCGGCCCGCGTCGTCGGCGAGGTTCGCGGCGAGACGACCGAACTCATGGAGTACATGAGCGAGGAGTGCGAGCGCGTCCTCGAGGCAGCCGCCACGATGTACGACTGCGAGGTCGAGATCGAAACCGGGGCGGAAGCACCGAGTGCGACCAGCGATCAGGCACTCGTCGACCTCGTCGCCGACGTGGTGGGTGACGTCTCAGGTGTGGAGAACGTCCTCGAGCGCGACGACCTCGGCGGGAGCGAGGACGCAACCTTCCTCATGCAGGCGGTTCAGGACAACGGCGGAAACGCGTGTTATGTCGGAATCGGGACTGATCACCCCGGCGGGCATCACACCGCGACGTTCGACGTGGACGAGGCCAGTATCGGTCACGGCATCGACGTGCTCGCGGGCGCAATCGAACGGATCGCTCGCACGCAGTCCTAA
- a CDS encoding uS10/mL48 family ribosomal protein: MTFVTRLTLQSGDRDALDGTVDDIKTTAERKGAALKGPHSHPPEKFSVPQHQRLHADDERQFSSWTYTVFTRELEIHGHDGIARNLTEREFPDSIHVEVEVEQRRGTGRTN, from the coding sequence ATGACCTTCGTTACCCGTCTTACACTCCAGAGCGGAGATCGAGACGCGCTCGATGGGACCGTCGACGACATCAAAACAACCGCCGAGCGCAAGGGCGCAGCGCTGAAAGGTCCCCACTCTCATCCTCCAGAAAAGTTCTCCGTGCCACAGCATCAACGGCTCCACGCCGACGACGAACGCCAGTTTTCCTCGTGGACCTACACCGTCTTCACCCGCGAACTCGAGATTCACGGTCACGACGGCATCGCGCGAAACCTCACCGAACGGGAGTTCCCCGACTCGATTCACGTTGAAGTCGAAGTCGAGCAACGCCGCGGAACGGGTCGAACCAACTGA
- a CDS encoding bis(5'-nucleosyl)-tetraphosphatase, whose protein sequence is MAVEATSAGAILFRDTRGRREYLLLKSRPGDWEFPKGGVEGDEELQQTAIREIKEEAGIEEFRLLDGFREDYDYVFEANGKTIHKTVHLFIAKSFEASAELSNEHRDLQWRDYEQAVNTVTQDGPREILEQAHSFLDDWDEDEE, encoded by the coding sequence ATGGCAGTCGAAGCTACGAGCGCAGGCGCAATCCTCTTCCGCGATACGCGGGGCCGGCGCGAGTATCTTCTACTCAAGAGCCGCCCGGGCGACTGGGAGTTTCCGAAGGGCGGTGTCGAAGGAGATGAAGAGCTACAACAGACGGCGATCCGCGAAATAAAGGAAGAGGCAGGTATCGAAGAGTTCCGACTACTCGATGGCTTTCGAGAAGACTACGACTACGTCTTTGAGGCGAACGGCAAAACGATCCACAAGACCGTTCATCTCTTTATCGCAAAGTCATTCGAAGCGAGCGCCGAACTTTCGAACGAACATCGCGACCTCCAGTGGCGCGACTACGAACAGGCCGTAAACACCGTCACGCAGGACGGTCCTCGCGAAATCTTAGAGCAAGCACACTCGTTCCTCGACGACTGGGACGAAGACGAGGAGTAG
- a CDS encoding DUF4013 domain-containing protein produces MQSATAVLSYPTRGPGLERMLIGSLLVLGSVFVIPALVLAGYCIRILESTLAGHDEPPALEGRDWSEWRTLSRTGLEATAVAATYLFVPLAVGAGVALGATAAGYYGLLVLAPLVGGHETLIWGLSLLAALFAALLALALIGSILAIYYVLPAALAVYAHTGTVRTAFDRSALWPIVSSLEYAVGMGILQLIPIAIPIAVLGCLLSVVGIVALPAIPFYAALVASRVLGAAVSARDTDAASSRAAYTQSAAHVAE; encoded by the coding sequence ATGCAATCGGCCACTGCCGTCCTCTCGTATCCCACTCGAGGCCCCGGTCTCGAGCGCATGCTCATCGGCAGCCTGCTCGTTCTCGGCTCCGTCTTCGTCATCCCCGCGCTCGTGCTCGCGGGCTACTGCATTCGCATCCTTGAGTCGACGCTCGCCGGACACGACGAGCCGCCGGCGCTCGAGGGACGCGACTGGAGCGAGTGGCGAACGCTTTCGCGAACCGGACTCGAGGCTACTGCGGTCGCGGCCACGTATCTGTTCGTCCCGCTCGCGGTCGGCGCTGGGGTCGCACTGGGGGCCACAGCCGCCGGTTACTACGGCCTTCTTGTCCTCGCGCCACTGGTCGGCGGCCACGAAACGCTGATCTGGGGACTCAGCCTGCTGGCCGCTCTGTTCGCCGCACTCCTCGCGCTCGCACTCATCGGTTCGATTCTCGCGATCTACTACGTGCTGCCAGCAGCACTCGCGGTCTACGCTCACACCGGAACGGTCCGCACCGCGTTCGACCGCTCGGCGCTCTGGCCCATCGTCTCGAGTCTCGAGTATGCCGTTGGAATGGGTATCCTGCAGCTCATACCAATAGCCATCCCCATCGCCGTACTTGGCTGTCTGCTCTCTGTGGTCGGCATTGTGGCACTTCCAGCGATTCCGTTTTACGCAGCGCTGGTCGCCAGTCGCGTCCTTGGCGCTGCCGTCAGCGCGAGAGACACGGACGCCGCCTCGAGTAGGGCCGCATATACGCAGTCTGCTGCACACGTGGCCGAGTAA
- a CDS encoding DUF5787 family protein: MVPDTVDADSEFAFELRTCRWAEREWPPDGDSDADTTHIVARQLGTKRRRWDTIVLECDPGALAQRANFGPKRLESDHLHIVRNAPAEWTYYRDALPHPGYPWRYVREAIHEADDRGILEARKQGNRIEIRRKWPYPDWCERIVAIENKPDLDASAARALGSQLEYDVAVALADEVWVATRQTGERVEPVLLEDLPVEAGVLALDPDTLEADVGWYPRSLAADESGTRILERPDDGTRGSSAARFEYVDPQQKADKRLAIAERAYERGWRSFVDTMRPDCRYFELQAAEGAQLLPRCGATGDCQTAAQCSGSCPDFQPEPPIWRTKGWPLEGGPGKRLKALLADRRRRQRPRTDTGAGQ, translated from the coding sequence GTGGTCCCAGACACCGTCGACGCCGACTCCGAGTTCGCCTTCGAACTGCGAACCTGCCGGTGGGCCGAACGCGAGTGGCCCCCGGACGGCGACAGCGACGCCGACACCACCCACATCGTCGCCCGCCAACTCGGGACCAAACGCCGCCGCTGGGACACCATCGTCCTCGAGTGCGACCCCGGCGCCCTCGCCCAACGCGCGAATTTCGGGCCGAAGCGCCTCGAGAGCGACCACTTGCACATCGTCCGGAACGCGCCCGCCGAGTGGACGTACTACCGCGACGCGCTGCCCCATCCCGGCTACCCGTGGCGCTACGTCCGCGAAGCAATCCACGAGGCCGACGACCGCGGGATTCTTGAGGCCCGAAAGCAGGGCAATCGCATCGAAATCCGGCGCAAGTGGCCCTACCCCGACTGGTGCGAGCGCATTGTCGCCATCGAGAACAAACCCGATCTGGATGCAAGCGCTGCCCGCGCGCTTGGCTCACAACTCGAGTACGACGTGGCGGTGGCGCTGGCCGACGAGGTCTGGGTCGCCACCCGGCAAACCGGCGAACGCGTCGAACCCGTCTTGCTCGAGGACCTGCCCGTCGAAGCAGGCGTGCTGGCGCTCGATCCGGACACGCTCGAGGCAGACGTGGGCTGGTACCCCCGCAGCCTTGCCGCCGACGAGTCGGGGACGCGCATCCTCGAGCGGCCGGACGATGGCACTCGCGGGAGTTCGGCGGCGCGTTTCGAGTACGTCGATCCCCAACAAAAGGCCGACAAACGGCTCGCAATCGCCGAACGCGCCTACGAGCGCGGCTGGCGCTCGTTCGTCGACACGATGCGCCCCGACTGTCGCTATTTCGAACTGCAAGCCGCCGAGGGTGCACAGTTGCTCCCTCGCTGTGGAGCCACAGGCGACTGCCAGACCGCTGCGCAGTGTTCTGGCTCCTGTCCAGACTTTCAGCCGGAACCGCCCATCTGGCGGACCAAGGGGTGGCCACTCGAGGGTGGTCCCGGAAAACGACTCAAAGCCTTGCTCGCCGACCGGCGCAGGCGGCAACGGCCGAGGACTGACACCGGCGCGGGGCAGTGA
- a CDS encoding Zn-ribbon domain-containing OB-fold protein: MSENTESDGERTRDAGFDDWLDAARANEAYSLVCEAGHHSLPPRRVCPECGSTDLTEEPLPETGEVETVTVTHVATPSFEADAPYATAIADFGPVRLTGQVVEVDPETVEPGLAVEIAVTTSETSGKRIVGFRPVQ, encoded by the coding sequence ATGAGCGAGAACACCGAATCCGACGGCGAGCGCACTCGAGACGCCGGCTTCGACGACTGGCTCGATGCAGCACGAGCAAACGAAGCGTACTCTCTCGTCTGCGAGGCGGGCCACCACTCGCTGCCCCCGCGGCGGGTCTGTCCCGAGTGTGGCTCGACAGATCTCACCGAGGAACCGCTGCCCGAAACGGGCGAGGTCGAGACCGTGACGGTGACACACGTCGCGACGCCGTCGTTCGAAGCCGACGCGCCGTATGCAACCGCCATCGCGGACTTCGGGCCGGTTCGGCTGACGGGCCAGGTGGTCGAGGTCGACCCGGAGACGGTCGAACCCGGATTGGCTGTCGAAATCGCCGTGACAACGTCCGAAACGTCCGGCAAACGGATTGTCGGGTTCCGACCGGTGCAGTAG
- a CDS encoding thiolase C-terminal domain-containing protein, with product MSSVRVAGTGLTSFGEYPERTSRDLFAEASATALADSDVPRDDVDAVLYGNFMGELSEHQGHQGPLMAEAAGVTAPATRYEAACASSGMALRDAVIRLRNGECDVVLVGGAERMTNLGTAGATEALAIAADDLWEVRAGMTFPGAYALMATAYFETYGGDREDLAHIAAKNHENALTNEKAQYQRALSVEDVLEAPTVSSPLGLYDSCPLSDGAAAVVLVSEAYADEHDLDAPVAITGTGQGGDRMALHDREYLARSPAAREAGEQAYADAEIGPEDVDLAEVHDCFTIAEVLALEALDLEQVGEGISAARDGRTTPDGDTPINLSGGLKAKGHPVGATGVSQVAEVATLLAGDHPNSEYVEGATTGVAHNAGGTVASAVVHVLEVVA from the coding sequence ATGAGTAGCGTACGCGTTGCCGGAACCGGGCTCACGTCGTTCGGCGAGTACCCCGAACGGACGAGTCGGGACCTGTTTGCTGAGGCAAGTGCCACCGCGCTGGCAGACAGCGACGTTCCTCGCGACGATGTTGACGCCGTCCTCTACGGCAACTTCATGGGCGAACTGTCCGAGCATCAGGGCCATCAAGGCCCGTTGATGGCCGAAGCCGCCGGCGTCACCGCACCCGCGACTCGGTACGAGGCCGCCTGCGCCTCGAGCGGGATGGCGCTTCGCGACGCCGTGATCCGACTGCGAAACGGCGAGTGTGACGTGGTGCTCGTCGGCGGCGCAGAGCGGATGACCAACCTCGGCACCGCGGGCGCGACCGAGGCGCTCGCAATCGCGGCGGACGACCTCTGGGAAGTGCGGGCCGGGATGACCTTCCCCGGTGCGTACGCGCTGATGGCTACCGCCTACTTTGAGACCTACGGCGGCGACCGCGAAGACCTCGCACACATCGCCGCAAAGAACCACGAGAACGCACTCACCAACGAGAAAGCGCAGTACCAGCGTGCCCTCTCCGTCGAGGACGTGCTCGAGGCACCCACGGTCTCGAGTCCGCTCGGGTTGTACGACTCCTGTCCGCTCTCCGATGGCGCGGCCGCGGTTGTCCTCGTGAGCGAGGCGTATGCCGACGAACACGACCTCGATGCACCCGTGGCGATCACCGGCACCGGTCAGGGCGGGGATCGGATGGCGCTCCACGACCGCGAGTACCTCGCGCGCTCGCCCGCCGCACGCGAGGCGGGCGAACAGGCCTACGCCGACGCCGAAATCGGCCCAGAGGACGTCGACCTCGCGGAGGTTCACGACTGTTTCACCATCGCCGAAGTGCTCGCCCTCGAGGCGCTCGACCTCGAGCAGGTCGGCGAGGGCATTTCGGCTGCTCGAGACGGACGCACGACGCCCGACGGCGATACGCCGATCAACCTCTCGGGCGGGTTGAAAGCCAAGGGCCACCCAGTCGGCGCAACTGGTGTTTCGCAGGTCGCCGAGGTGGCGACGCTGCTCGCGGGTGACCATCCAAACAGCGAGTACGTCGAGGGAGCAACGACCGGCGTCGCGCACAACGCGGGCGGGACGGTCGCGAGTGCAGTGGTCCACGTTCTGGAGGTGGTTGCATGA
- a CDS encoding M42 family metallopeptidase — MDSVPFDFDVLTELTETSGVPGYEDRIRARVIDRLEGSVDRVRTDAMGNVVGTLEGADDSDYSVAVAAHMDEIGFMVRHVRGEEDGPGFLELDALGGWDARVLKAQRVTIHTTEGDLPGVIGSPPPHTLDEDERSKTPEVEDAFVDPGLPYDVLEERVSPGDLVTMEQTTELMGETVTGKALDDRVCLFAMLEAAERLEEPDVTVHFCATVQEEVGLRGAQALGVDVDPDLAIALDVTVANDVPGFKAGEHVTDLGEGTAIKLKDSSVITSPKVHRRLKSVAEDEEIDYQLEILPAGGTDTAGFQNVAGAKPVGAISIPTRYLHTVTETAHVDDVAATIDLLEAFLESEDGEHDYTL; from the coding sequence ATGGACAGTGTTCCGTTCGATTTCGATGTTCTTACCGAGCTGACCGAGACGAGTGGCGTTCCGGGCTACGAAGACCGCATCCGCGCCCGCGTTATCGACCGCCTCGAGGGCAGCGTCGACCGCGTGCGGACCGACGCGATGGGCAACGTTGTCGGCACGCTCGAGGGGGCGGACGACTCGGACTACTCGGTGGCCGTCGCGGCGCACATGGACGAAATCGGTTTCATGGTTCGACACGTCCGCGGGGAGGAAGACGGCCCTGGCTTCCTCGAACTCGACGCGCTCGGCGGCTGGGACGCACGGGTGCTCAAAGCCCAGCGAGTGACGATTCACACCACGGAGGGCGATCTGCCGGGCGTCATCGGCTCGCCGCCGCCCCACACGCTCGATGAAGACGAGCGGAGCAAGACACCCGAGGTCGAGGACGCGTTCGTCGACCCCGGCCTCCCCTACGACGTCCTCGAGGAGCGCGTCTCGCCGGGTGACCTCGTCACGATGGAACAGACGACCGAACTGATGGGCGAGACGGTCACCGGGAAGGCACTCGACGACCGGGTCTGTCTGTTCGCCATGCTCGAGGCGGCGGAGCGACTCGAAGAGCCCGATGTCACCGTCCATTTCTGTGCGACGGTCCAGGAGGAAGTCGGCCTGCGCGGCGCACAGGCGCTGGGCGTCGATGTCGATCCCGATCTCGCAATCGCACTGGACGTGACCGTCGCCAACGACGTGCCCGGATTCAAAGCCGGCGAGCACGTCACCGATCTGGGCGAGGGAACCGCCATCAAACTCAAAGATTCGAGCGTCATCACGAGTCCGAAGGTCCACCGCCGACTGAAATCGGTCGCCGAGGACGAGGAAATCGACTACCAACTCGAGATTCTTCCGGCTGGCGGCACCGACACGGCCGGCTTCCAGAACGTCGCGGGTGCGAAACCGGTCGGCGCGATCTCGATTCCGACGCGGTATCTCCACACCGTCACGGAGACGGCCCACGTCGACGACGTCGCGGCGACGATTGATCTGCTCGAGGCGTTCCTCGAGAGCGAAGACGGCGAGCACGATTACACGCTCTAA
- a CDS encoding SRPBCC family protein: MDRILLSTVAYRPPEEVFPYVQSFTDYPRYTDHLKSVSVHGDGGVDSIYDLHLAWWKLTYTARSRVTNIDAPQSLEWQLTNDIDARGEWRVEPEPDAAPPEAETASRIYFDAVYDPYSADKNAISLPRFVSLDWVVTKVQPRLLSEAETVVQRLVTDIEDRTTPRDVELTIHEMP, encoded by the coding sequence GTGGACAGAATTCTCCTCAGTACTGTCGCGTATCGTCCCCCCGAGGAGGTCTTTCCGTACGTGCAGTCGTTTACCGACTATCCGCGCTACACGGATCACCTGAAATCAGTCAGCGTTCACGGCGACGGCGGCGTCGATTCCATCTACGACCTCCATCTGGCCTGGTGGAAACTCACCTATACGGCTCGTTCGAGAGTGACAAATATCGACGCGCCTCAGTCGCTCGAGTGGCAGCTCACGAACGATATCGACGCTCGCGGGGAGTGGCGGGTCGAACCCGAACCCGACGCGGCACCGCCGGAGGCCGAAACGGCGAGTCGCATCTACTTCGATGCGGTGTACGATCCCTACTCGGCGGACAAAAATGCGATTTCACTTCCCCGGTTCGTCTCGCTAGACTGGGTGGTCACAAAAGTCCAGCCGCGACTCCTGAGTGAAGCCGAAACCGTCGTCCAGCGACTCGTGACGGATATCGAGGATCGAACCACGCCACGCGATGTCGAGTTGACGATTCACGAGATGCCCTAA
- a CDS encoding M48 family metalloprotease, producing MYILAGAVLLFGLVPFLAVRLYATRVARANESVPDRLHRLERLQQVTSFSLPILSILAVFQFGLIERITAGLESIAPGISTLPGADSVLSVAVIFAMATLPIIGVVLGLYPTTRSLRDTSASPFRVVRNTVAGIAMTAVVIGLAVGGILAITSVVGSSLPVLIGGVCLVIFAVFGLTPYLIVLFQDRVPLEGARRDRIERLCGDLGYEPRGLYLLEGESTKTANAMVAGTVPGLRYVFLTDYLLEECSDDELRAILAHEFGHVAGRHLWQRGLLTVGVIVAAVVAAEPLGITALEAQFGFAGFFVPVMAGYIVYHVFLLGGLAYWQEYRADAYAARHAGPDATANALKVLATANDSTREAGLLYSLATHHPPIAARVEAVQRSADDLEADSGSATGG from the coding sequence ATGTACATACTCGCTGGCGCTGTCCTCCTGTTCGGACTGGTCCCCTTTCTCGCGGTTCGACTGTACGCCACGCGCGTCGCCCGCGCGAACGAGTCAGTTCCGGACCGTCTCCACCGCCTCGAGCGACTCCAGCAGGTGACCAGTTTCTCGTTGCCGATCCTCTCTATTCTCGCCGTGTTTCAGTTCGGACTCATCGAGCGGATAACCGCTGGACTCGAGTCGATTGCACCTGGCATTTCGACGCTTCCCGGCGCGGATAGTGTGCTCTCCGTGGCCGTCATCTTCGCGATGGCAACGCTCCCGATTATTGGGGTCGTCCTCGGACTGTATCCGACAACGCGGTCGCTGCGAGACACGTCCGCGTCTCCGTTCCGGGTTGTCAGAAATACAGTTGCTGGCATCGCGATGACGGCTGTCGTAATTGGGCTCGCAGTCGGCGGCATCCTCGCGATTACCTCGGTCGTCGGCTCGTCGCTCCCCGTCCTCATCGGGGGCGTCTGCCTCGTTATCTTCGCCGTCTTCGGCCTGACACCGTATCTGATCGTGCTCTTTCAGGACCGCGTCCCACTCGAGGGTGCCCGCCGAGACCGAATCGAGCGCCTCTGTGGTGACCTTGGGTACGAGCCACGCGGCTTGTACCTGCTCGAGGGCGAATCAACCAAGACGGCAAACGCGATGGTCGCCGGAACGGTGCCGGGGCTGCGTTACGTCTTCCTCACGGACTACCTGCTCGAGGAGTGTTCCGACGACGAACTGCGGGCGATTCTGGCCCACGAGTTCGGCCACGTCGCCGGCCGTCACCTCTGGCAGCGCGGTCTCCTCACCGTCGGCGTGATCGTCGCCGCAGTCGTCGCCGCCGAACCGCTCGGGATCACCGCACTCGAGGCACAGTTCGGTTTCGCCGGCTTCTTCGTGCCAGTGATGGCCGGCTACATCGTCTACCACGTGTTCCTGCTGGGTGGACTCGCCTACTGGCAGGAGTATCGTGCGGACGCCTACGCGGCTCGGCACGCCGGTCCCGACGCCACCGCCAACGCACTCAAGGTGCTCGCGACGGCGAACGACAGCACGCGCGAGGCCGGATTGCTCTACAGTCTGGCGACGCATCACCCGCCGATTGCGGCTCGAGTCGAAGCCGTCCAGCGGAGTGCGGACGATCTCGAGGCCGATTCCGGGTCAGCAACCGGCGGGTGA
- a CDS encoding NAD(P)/FAD-dependent oxidoreductase, translated as MRTFYSHYRQREDMRDVCIVGGGVSGLAASIFTARAGLDTLVIDGGESILARNASLENYPGFPDGVDARRYLHLVREQARNAGATFELGRVTRAEPVDETDLEDGFVLETDGGEPLEARRVIAASWSDSEYLVPLDVGRLKRGSKHFVDVDQGGRTAVDGVYAAGRLAKEPHQAIVAAGHGSKVGLAVVHDSDANFYHDWVAPEGYFTDRNREVPPGCKEIDDKERRARDEQARKTMLEAFAEPFDDRPTMHPSVTDDT; from the coding sequence GTGCGAACCTTCTATAGCCACTATCGGCAACGTGAGGACATGCGAGACGTGTGTATCGTTGGCGGGGGCGTCTCCGGCCTCGCCGCGTCGATCTTTACCGCCCGTGCGGGGCTGGACACCCTCGTCATCGACGGAGGAGAGTCCATCCTCGCCCGAAATGCCAGCCTCGAGAACTACCCCGGCTTTCCCGACGGCGTCGACGCCCGCCGGTATTTGCACCTGGTCCGCGAACAGGCCCGAAACGCGGGTGCCACGTTCGAACTTGGGCGGGTGACGCGTGCCGAACCCGTCGACGAGACGGATCTCGAGGATGGGTTCGTCCTCGAAACAGACGGCGGCGAACCGCTCGAGGCGCGACGGGTCATCGCAGCGTCGTGGTCTGACAGTGAGTACCTCGTGCCCCTCGACGTCGGTCGACTCAAGCGCGGCAGCAAGCACTTTGTCGACGTCGACCAGGGCGGTCGCACGGCCGTCGACGGCGTCTACGCCGCGGGCCGCCTTGCCAAGGAACCGCATCAGGCAATCGTCGCCGCCGGCCACGGGTCGAAAGTCGGCCTCGCGGTCGTCCACGATTCGGACGCCAACTTCTATCACGACTGGGTCGCTCCTGAGGGCTACTTTACGGACCGCAACCGTGAGGTTCCGCCGGGTTGTAAAGAGATCGACGACAAAGAGCGACGGGCAAGAGACGAACAGGCCCGAAAAACGATGCTCGAGGCGTTCGCGGAGCCGTTTGACGACCGACCGACGATGCACCCGAGCGTCACGGACGACACGTGA